The following proteins are encoded in a genomic region of Petrotoga sp. 9PWA.NaAc.5.4:
- the rsmA gene encoding 16S rRNA (adenine(1518)-N(6)/adenine(1519)-N(6))-dimethyltransferase RsmA, giving the protein MKTSELLNRYQITLKKSLGQNFLSNPDIAFKIVEKSDVKKDDTVIEIGTGAGVLTEEIAKKAQKVITFEIDLRLKPLLEERFKNYENVEIYFVDFLDFDLSKLINYGNLKYIANIPYYISSPILEKIFFESPKFLYAILMFQKEFAERIMSKSGKNYSPLSIFVQTFCEVEKVLEVSKSNFIPSPKVDSVILKLIPTEKYTKIMTPQKFMKFTHICFSQRRKTLKNNLKGINLKIEDLFDRINLNHMIRPEEVPIEKYIQLYKMLEEKLVNDKI; this is encoded by the coding sequence TTGAAAACCTCTGAGTTGTTAAACAGATATCAAATAACTCTGAAAAAAAGTTTAGGACAGAATTTCCTTTCTAATCCAGATATAGCTTTTAAAATTGTTGAAAAAAGTGACGTTAAAAAAGATGATACTGTAATTGAGATTGGAACAGGTGCAGGTGTACTAACAGAAGAAATTGCAAAAAAAGCACAAAAAGTTATAACTTTTGAAATAGATTTAAGATTAAAACCTTTATTGGAAGAAAGATTTAAAAATTATGAAAATGTAGAAATATATTTTGTCGATTTTTTAGATTTTGATCTTTCGAAATTGATAAACTATGGGAATTTAAAATATATAGCGAATATACCTTATTACATTTCATCTCCAATATTGGAAAAAATATTTTTCGAATCTCCAAAGTTTCTATATGCGATTTTAATGTTTCAAAAAGAATTTGCGGAAAGAATAATGTCGAAATCAGGAAAAAATTACAGCCCATTGAGTATATTTGTTCAAACTTTTTGTGAAGTAGAAAAAGTATTAGAAGTTTCCAAGTCAAACTTTATACCTTCCCCTAAGGTCGATTCTGTAATATTGAAATTGATTCCAACAGAAAAATATACTAAAATTATGACTCCACAAAAATTTATGAAATTCACTCATATCTGTTTTTCTCAAAGGAGAAAGACCCTAAAAAATAATTTAAAAGGAATTAATTTGAAAATTGAAGATTTATTTGATAGAATTAATTTGAATCATATGATCAGACCAGAAGAAGTTCCAATTGAAAAATATATTCAATTGTATAAAATGTTAGAAGAAAAATTAGTTAACGATAAAATATAA
- the ispH gene encoding 4-hydroxy-3-methylbut-2-enyl diphosphate reductase — MEIKVSNRTGFCSGVSKAYDQVKNLLQKNSEEIYIYGELVHNNDVIAEITENGAITLRYLEDIPKDSQTKTVVIRAHGITKFEKDVLKNKFFSVIDMTCPIVKNLINYIKKKQEEGYYTVVYGKKEHPEIQGVIGNIDEKNVLVTLSALKIDNKKVLFVAQTTAEEEEYKKFVVEMININKFSEVLIKNTICPETILREKETEKLSNECDVMLVLGGKHSSNTNKLFNIAKKYCKRSFHIENVEELKNIYLSAYDKIGIVTGSSTPDKDLHEVLDYLKNNYRTF, encoded by the coding sequence ATGGAAATAAAAGTTTCTAACAGAACTGGTTTTTGCTCAGGAGTTTCAAAGGCATATGATCAAGTCAAAAATCTACTTCAGAAAAATAGCGAAGAAATTTATATATATGGAGAGTTAGTTCATAATAACGATGTTATAGCTGAAATCACTGAAAATGGTGCTATAACTCTAAGATATTTAGAAGATATCCCAAAAGATTCACAGACAAAGACAGTGGTTATTAGAGCTCATGGAATAACTAAATTTGAAAAGGATGTTTTAAAGAATAAGTTTTTTTCGGTAATAGATATGACGTGTCCTATAGTAAAAAATTTAATAAATTATATTAAAAAAAAGCAAGAGGAAGGTTATTATACAGTAGTTTATGGGAAAAAAGAACATCCGGAGATTCAAGGCGTAATAGGTAATATCGATGAAAAAAATGTACTGGTTACTCTGTCAGCTCTTAAAATAGATAATAAAAAGGTTTTGTTTGTTGCTCAAACAACAGCTGAAGAAGAAGAATATAAGAAATTCGTTGTAGAAATGATAAATATAAATAAATTTTCAGAAGTATTGATAAAAAATACAATTTGTCCAGAAACTATTTTGAGAGAAAAAGAAACCGAAAAGCTTTCTAATGAATGTGATGTTATGCTTGTATTGGGGGGCAAACATAGTTCAAATACTAACAAGCTTTTCAATATAGCAAAAAAATATTGTAAAAGATCTTTTCACATAGAAAATGTAGAGGAACTCAAAAATATTTATTTATCAGCTTATGATAAAATTGGGATTGTCACTGGTTCATCAACACCAGATAAAGATCTACACGAAGTACTGGATTACTTAAAAAACAATTATCGTACGTTCTAA
- the der gene encoding ribosome biogenesis GTPase Der, producing MNEQRIFIIGKPNVGKSTLFNRIIREKKSIVHNIAGVTRDFIYAKAKWDDVSFTLVDTCGIFEQPQNIIEEKQKEAIFNSLNESNLILFVVDGKNGLTSEDFHIVEYLRKIKGNVLLVANKCENFEKYELEVKPELFSLGFGDPIAVSAEHNKNIDELLDKVIAILKKDIQYSSNEDQENFDKLSEEKIIKVAIIGRPNVGKSSLFNSIIGIERAVVSEISGTTRDAIDQDVIINNHQFKFIDTAGMRKKSTITYGSIEMFSIARTLKAIEKSDVVVLVLDSTEGITHQDKSIIGVSENLGKSSVVVFNKWDLVVNNQKKKEEFLKYFEKEFYFVNYSPIVFTSAPKKQGIEDLVQSIIVANESRNIKISNNLLNSVLERYVMISPPPVRKGKRIKFYYAAQVGVRPPVFVFYSNLPREIPKYYQQGLRNMIRKNINPFIGSPIFLKFEEKEQAKFSKEKIV from the coding sequence ATGAATGAGCAAAGAATATTTATCATAGGAAAACCAAATGTGGGTAAGTCCACACTATTTAATAGAATAATAAGAGAAAAGAAATCTATAGTTCACAATATAGCTGGCGTTACAAGGGATTTTATATACGCTAAAGCTAAGTGGGACGATGTGAGTTTTACTTTAGTAGATACTTGTGGTATTTTCGAACAACCTCAAAATATTATAGAAGAAAAACAAAAAGAAGCGATATTTAATAGTCTTAATGAATCAAATCTAATTTTATTTGTAGTTGATGGTAAAAATGGTTTGACTTCAGAAGATTTCCATATTGTTGAATATTTGAGAAAAATTAAGGGTAATGTATTATTGGTAGCTAATAAATGCGAAAACTTTGAAAAGTATGAGTTAGAGGTTAAACCGGAGCTTTTTTCTTTAGGATTTGGAGACCCTATAGCGGTATCTGCGGAACATAATAAAAATATCGATGAACTTTTAGATAAAGTTATTGCTATTTTGAAAAAAGATATTCAATATTCTTCAAATGAAGATCAAGAAAATTTTGATAAATTAAGTGAAGAAAAAATTATTAAAGTAGCGATTATTGGTAGACCAAATGTAGGAAAATCTTCTCTTTTTAATTCTATAATAGGAATTGAAAGGGCTGTTGTTTCAGAAATTTCAGGAACAACAAGAGACGCAATAGACCAAGATGTTATTATAAATAACCATCAATTTAAATTTATTGATACAGCAGGTATGAGGAAAAAAAGTACAATTACTTATGGTAGTATAGAAATGTTTTCGATTGCCAGAACGCTTAAAGCAATCGAGAAGTCTGATGTTGTTGTGCTCGTATTGGATTCAACGGAAGGAATAACGCATCAAGATAAGAGTATAATTGGAGTATCGGAAAATTTAGGTAAGTCTAGTGTGGTAGTTTTTAATAAATGGGATTTGGTAGTTAACAATCAAAAAAAGAAGGAAGAATTCCTAAAATATTTCGAAAAAGAGTTTTATTTTGTTAATTATAGTCCGATAGTATTCACTTCGGCTCCAAAGAAACAGGGAATAGAAGATCTCGTCCAATCTATAATAGTTGCTAATGAATCAAGAAATATAAAAATATCTAATAATCTATTAAATTCTGTTTTAGAAAGATACGTTATGATTTCTCCCCCTCCTGTACGAAAGGGGAAAAGGATTAAATTTTACTATGCGGCACAAGTGGGAGTTAGACCTCCTGTTTTTGTATTTTATTCAAATTTGCCAAGAGAAATCCCAAAATATTATCAGCAAGGATTACGAAATATGATTAGAAAAAATATTAATCCATTTATAGGTTCTCCAATATTTTTAAAGTTTGAGGAAAAAGAACAAGCAAAGTTTTCAAAGGAAAAAATAGTCTAA
- a CDS encoding polysaccharide biosynthesis/export family protein produces the protein MKKHIFSFLIIFIILSSLSFSYTVRRGDTLGVWVLGYPEYSIEKLIVGPQGDITVPPIGRVMAEGKTLEELEKEISLKMESYIKTNKITVGITQYAPFPVTVLGNTNVNGIVDIRAERIKLSELIGLVGGIKDISKSSYALIKAPDGSEQRVNIEWIKTGQKGEDPYIYQNYFVLFPFDYSNNINIFSEFGTSSLNYFEGMTLKSVLASINIPTNKIASNIIIIRNSEIMEVNFEKTLKEEDFVLKPGDTLIIPYNYTNKVLVFSDFGSVSLDFFQGMGIKSLITLIGSNAGISMPISQINDQITIIRGTDVIDLSLENITKGNDFLLQPGDSVLINKSQNYVYLSSEELSKRVDFEKNETMNVRTLLVKTGINESSVEEVRVNNEIYGLESMLQTGDFVQIKVKRNYVYLSGAFVQPGKVTFLPQENITLDKILAISKGFTQDFSGNLIIIEENGISKNLKVDPYDLSSFQNINILPGSTIIADTELKVAYIFGEFSDVVQYKNGQTLFELLIPFNLNESYEIRYQISDKSEVINASEKDKLEKITLSGKVFLEIAKTSSNEVIVYKAGETKVIQNKIVRLIDVFSSVNGFAPVDKGTIEIYKDGKIINKIDSQDLLNNLMLEIPQGSYVYVKPNLENSYIAVLGNINPKSIRSDVPLSLVEILSTSQIDWKNQELVYIYTEKNAEIKVNIKDIDSLRNVLVNPGSIVYVPPTEELVVYVFGEVVRPGLVTYNPGMTVLDAILKAGNVSKTAQMSTVYLFKDGPENPPVSLDLAGINKAAPVKTGMNPEIKPKDIIFVPKNALTSVVEVMSTVQMFMNFINAGFDTYQNITEIF, from the coding sequence ATGAAAAAACATATTTTCTCATTTTTAATTATTTTTATTATTTTGTCATCTCTTTCTTTTTCCTATACTGTTAGAAGAGGAGATACCTTAGGTGTTTGGGTATTAGGATATCCCGAATATTCCATTGAAAAATTGATTGTTGGTCCACAAGGTGATATTACGGTTCCTCCTATTGGAAGAGTTATGGCAGAAGGTAAAACTTTAGAAGAGTTGGAAAAAGAGATTTCGTTAAAAATGGAAAGTTATATTAAGACTAACAAAATTACTGTGGGTATAACACAGTATGCTCCATTTCCTGTAACAGTTTTGGGTAATACAAACGTTAATGGAATAGTAGATATAAGAGCTGAAAGAATAAAGTTATCAGAACTAATTGGTTTGGTGGGAGGTATTAAGGATATATCTAAGTCATCTTATGCTTTGATAAAAGCGCCTGACGGTAGTGAACAGCGTGTAAATATTGAATGGATAAAAACTGGTCAAAAAGGCGAAGATCCTTATATATATCAAAATTATTTTGTATTGTTTCCTTTCGATTATTCAAATAACATAAATATATTCTCTGAATTTGGTACTTCTTCGTTGAATTATTTTGAAGGAATGACTTTAAAAAGTGTATTAGCTTCAATAAATATTCCTACTAACAAGATAGCTTCTAATATAATAATAATAAGAAATTCTGAAATAATGGAGGTTAATTTTGAAAAAACACTTAAAGAAGAAGACTTCGTTTTGAAACCAGGAGATACTTTAATAATACCTTACAACTATACGAATAAAGTACTGGTGTTTTCAGATTTTGGTTCTGTTTCTTTAGACTTTTTTCAAGGTATGGGAATTAAATCTTTAATAACTCTAATTGGTTCAAATGCAGGTATAAGTATGCCTATAAGTCAAATAAATGATCAGATAACGATTATAAGAGGAACAGATGTTATAGATTTGTCATTAGAAAATATCACAAAAGGAAACGATTTTCTATTACAACCCGGAGACTCAGTTTTAATTAATAAATCTCAAAATTACGTATATTTGAGTTCGGAGGAACTTTCAAAAAGAGTAGACTTTGAAAAAAATGAAACGATGAATGTTAGGACACTCTTAGTGAAGACAGGTATAAATGAGTCTTCTGTTGAAGAAGTGAGGGTGAACAATGAAATATATGGCTTAGAATCAATGTTGCAGACGGGCGATTTTGTGCAAATAAAGGTAAAAAGAAACTATGTTTACTTAAGCGGTGCATTTGTTCAACCTGGTAAGGTAACGTTCTTACCACAAGAGAACATCACATTGGACAAAATTCTGGCAATATCCAAAGGTTTTACACAGGATTTTTCAGGAAATTTGATTATAATAGAAGAAAATGGTATTTCAAAAAATTTAAAAGTTGATCCATACGATTTGAGTAGTTTTCAAAATATTAATATTTTACCTGGTTCTACAATTATTGCTGATACTGAATTAAAAGTTGCCTATATTTTTGGAGAGTTTTCCGATGTCGTACAATATAAAAATGGGCAAACATTATTTGAATTACTTATTCCTTTCAATTTAAATGAATCTTATGAAATTAGATACCAAATTTCTGATAAATCAGAAGTTATAAATGCTTCTGAGAAAGATAAGTTGGAAAAAATTACTTTATCAGGAAAAGTATTTTTAGAAATAGCAAAAACATCTTCAAATGAAGTTATAGTTTATAAAGCTGGAGAAACTAAAGTTATCCAAAATAAAATTGTAAGATTAATAGATGTATTTTCTTCAGTGAATGGTTTTGCTCCAGTCGATAAAGGTACAATCGAAATATACAAAGATGGAAAAATAATAAACAAAATAGATTCTCAGGACTTATTAAATAACTTAATGTTAGAAATTCCGCAAGGTTCATATGTATATGTCAAACCTAATTTAGAAAATTCATATATTGCTGTATTAGGTAACATAAACCCTAAAAGTATTAGAAGTGATGTTCCACTATCATTAGTAGAAATTCTTTCGACTTCTCAGATAGATTGGAAAAATCAAGAATTAGTGTATATTTATACAGAGAAAAACGCAGAAATAAAAGTAAATATTAAAGATATTGATTCTTTAAGAAATGTTCTGGTAAATCCTGGATCAATAGTATATGTACCTCCTACCGAGGAGTTAGTAGTTTATGTTTTCGGAGAAGTAGTAAGACCAGGGTTAGTTACCTATAATCCAGGTATGACCGTTTTAGATGCCATACTTAAAGCGGGTAACGTTTCAAAAACTGCCCAAATGTCGACAGTGTATTTATTTAAAGATGGACCTGAAAATCCACCTGTTTCTTTAGACTTAGCTGGTATAAATAAAGCTGCTCCCGTAAAAACAGGAATGAATCCTGAAATAAAACCTAAAGATATTATATTTGTACCTAAAAATGCGTTAACAAGTGTTGTAGAAGTCATGAGTACAGTCCAAATGTTTATGAATTTTATTAACGCCGGTTTTGATACATATCAAAATATAACCGAAATTTTTTAA
- a CDS encoding tetratricopeptide repeat protein, with the protein MKEDAYYLNQKANDLLESENYKEAIEYYLKAIEFLPDEPIFYHNMGVCFMMKKDYFNASKILQEAINKNIGLDETIIYLANSLYELEDYRGVLSLSEPKGYKERLDILILKVKSAMKINNKDLALQIIKMLKVSGYESQELDLIEKMII; encoded by the coding sequence ATGAAAGAAGATGCGTATTATTTGAATCAGAAAGCTAATGATTTGTTAGAATCCGAGAATTATAAAGAGGCAATAGAATATTATTTAAAAGCCATTGAGTTTTTACCTGATGAACCAATTTTTTATCATAATATGGGAGTTTGTTTTATGATGAAAAAAGACTATTTTAATGCAAGTAAAATATTGCAAGAAGCTATTAATAAAAATATTGGTTTAGACGAAACAATTATTTATCTTGCCAATTCTTTATACGAACTTGAAGATTATAGAGGGGTTTTATCTTTAAGTGAGCCTAAGGGATATAAAGAAAGACTTGATATTTTAATATTAAAAGTAAAATCTGCTATGAAAATTAATAATAAAGATCTTGCCCTACAAATTATAAAAATGTTAAAAGTATCTGGTTATGAGTCTCAGGAATTAGATTTAATAGAAAAAATGATTATATAA
- the plsY gene encoding glycerol-3-phosphate 1-O-acyltransferase PlsY, producing MNIVFLIICYFCGAIPFSFLIPWLNGVDIRKKGSGNVGGTNVLRILGLKWGLLSIILDFSKSFVPVLIGRFIFGLDSWIPYVSLILVVLGHDYSIFLKFKGGKGVASTLGGYFALKPLLGLIFLLIWFPIELTTKYVSLASLLGLFISSVLGFFFDFKLGITFLILSFLSLYKHRENVKRLFLGTENKTDLPKIIKEKEK from the coding sequence ATGAACATAGTTTTTTTGATTATTTGTTATTTTTGCGGAGCTATTCCATTTAGTTTTTTAATACCTTGGTTAAATGGGGTCGACATAAGAAAAAAAGGTAGCGGAAATGTTGGAGGGACCAACGTTTTAAGGATATTGGGACTGAAATGGGGGCTTTTATCTATTATTCTTGACTTTTCAAAAAGCTTTGTCCCAGTTTTAATTGGAAGGTTCATCTTTGGCTTAGATTCATGGATACCTTATGTTTCTTTGATTTTGGTTGTTTTAGGACACGATTACTCAATATTTTTAAAATTCAAAGGTGGAAAAGGTGTGGCATCAACCTTAGGAGGATATTTTGCTTTGAAACCTCTTTTGGGTTTAATATTTTTATTAATATGGTTTCCTATAGAACTTACCACTAAATATGTTTCTTTAGCTTCTTTGTTGGGTTTATTTATTTCTTCTGTTTTAGGGTTCTTTTTTGACTTTAAATTAGGGATAACCTTTTTAATTTTATCTTTTTTAAGTTTATATAAGCATAGAGAAAATGTAAAAAGATTATTTTTGGGAACAGAAAATAAGACAGATCTTCCAAAAATAATTAAAGAAAAGGAAAAATGA
- a CDS encoding cation-translocating P-type ATPase: MSQATTNVNQTIDFTENKISFAVQGMTCASCVRNVERALNKIEGVKYVSVNLATEKAVVISEKPISFNEIKEAVESAGYKVSKESPSEDLIEKGFKKARKNMLISISITLPLMVLMILHMVGIHVPYFLIFELIAGALVIFIPGRETLKSAWIALTHKHSNMNTLVTIGALSAWFTTVLALLGIDIFSFGTVATMLITINLIGRYIESRMKKNASKEITSLLSLKVDKANVVTEKGVVAIPIETVKIGEILLVRKGEKIPLDGIIVEGEGYINESMVSGEPLPVYKKIGEEAISGTILESGLIKIKVEKVGEDTFINQMIKLVEEAQSSKVPIQAFADRITLYFIPIVFFAALVSAIIWFFNYESFQPFLIRASEVFPWVLTDVERLSMSIFVFVATLVIACPCALGLATPMALVVASGISAKKGLIIKNGEAIQIAKDINVVLFDKTGTITEGHPTVKGHTLDDETYSIITKIEENSTHPLAKAIVEYYFQNYDRNKLQNIQVINIEEKTGEGIKGTYQYDNYFIGKPQVPDKYKNFMEKGETIIEVLKNDKSIGYIRISDKIKEDTIETITKLKEMNIKTVMVTGDNEITAKNVCETVRIDEFWANVSPENKVEIVRKYQIEGKKVCMVGDGINDAAALKSAEIGIAIGTGTDLTIESADVIISKGEISKVLDAIEISKVTFKKIKQNLFWAFFYNIIAIPFAMMGVLHPVIAEIAMLFSSINVIYNSSRISKITEYKG; this comes from the coding sequence TTGAGTCAAGCAACTACAAATGTAAACCAAACGATTGATTTTACAGAGAATAAAATATCTTTTGCCGTACAAGGCATGACTTGTGCTTCTTGTGTAAGAAATGTAGAGAGAGCTTTAAATAAAATAGAAGGTGTGAAGTATGTCTCTGTGAACTTAGCCACAGAAAAGGCGGTAGTGATTTCTGAGAAACCTATATCATTTAATGAAATAAAAGAGGCTGTAGAAAGTGCTGGCTATAAAGTTTCTAAAGAATCTCCTTCAGAAGATCTTATAGAAAAAGGTTTTAAAAAAGCAAGAAAAAACATGTTGATTTCTATATCGATTACCTTGCCTTTAATGGTTCTTATGATATTACATATGGTGGGTATTCATGTTCCGTATTTCTTAATTTTTGAACTCATTGCAGGAGCTTTGGTAATTTTTATTCCAGGAAGAGAAACTTTGAAAAGTGCTTGGATCGCATTGACACATAAACATTCAAATATGAACACTTTAGTAACAATTGGAGCACTTTCTGCTTGGTTTACTACTGTACTGGCTCTTTTAGGAATAGATATATTTTCTTTTGGTACTGTAGCAACTATGCTCATTACTATAAATTTAATTGGAAGATACATAGAATCAAGAATGAAAAAAAATGCTTCAAAAGAAATTACTTCTTTGCTTTCTCTTAAAGTAGATAAAGCAAATGTTGTTACTGAAAAAGGTGTTGTTGCTATTCCTATAGAAACAGTAAAAATAGGAGAGATTCTACTTGTAAGAAAAGGAGAGAAAATTCCTTTAGATGGTATCATTGTAGAAGGTGAAGGTTATATTAACGAATCAATGGTAAGCGGAGAACCTCTACCTGTGTACAAAAAAATAGGAGAAGAAGCGATAAGTGGAACCATTTTAGAATCGGGATTGATAAAGATAAAAGTTGAAAAAGTTGGGGAAGACACATTTATAAACCAAATGATAAAACTTGTTGAAGAAGCTCAATCCTCAAAAGTACCAATTCAAGCATTTGCAGATAGAATTACACTTTATTTTATACCGATAGTTTTTTTTGCGGCTTTGGTTAGTGCTATAATATGGTTTTTTAATTATGAAAGTTTTCAACCTTTTCTAATAAGAGCATCTGAAGTTTTTCCTTGGGTTTTAACTGATGTGGAAAGGCTATCTATGTCTATATTTGTTTTTGTTGCAACTTTAGTTATCGCTTGCCCATGTGCTTTAGGATTAGCAACGCCAATGGCTCTTGTTGTTGCAAGCGGTATTTCTGCAAAAAAAGGTTTAATCATAAAAAATGGTGAAGCTATTCAAATTGCTAAGGATATAAATGTTGTTTTGTTTGATAAGACAGGAACAATAACCGAAGGACATCCTACCGTTAAAGGACATACGTTGGATGATGAAACATATTCAATTATTACAAAAATTGAAGAAAATTCTACTCATCCTTTAGCTAAAGCTATTGTTGAATATTATTTTCAAAATTACGATAGAAATAAGTTGCAAAACATACAAGTAATAAACATTGAAGAAAAAACTGGAGAAGGTATTAAAGGTACATACCAATACGATAATTACTTTATTGGTAAACCACAAGTTCCTGATAAATATAAAAATTTTATGGAAAAAGGAGAAACTATAATAGAAGTTCTAAAAAACGATAAGAGTATTGGTTATATAAGAATCTCTGATAAAATAAAGGAAGATACAATAGAAACTATTACAAAATTAAAAGAGATGAATATAAAAACTGTTATGGTAACAGGTGACAATGAAATAACAGCAAAAAATGTGTGTGAGACCGTTAGAATAGATGAATTTTGGGCAAATGTATCTCCTGAAAATAAAGTCGAAATTGTTAGAAAATATCAAATAGAAGGCAAAAAAGTTTGCATGGTAGGAGACGGTATAAATGATGCCGCCGCACTTAAATCGGCGGAAATTGGGATAGCAATAGGAACTGGAACGGACTTGACTATAGAAAGTGCTGATGTAATAATTTCAAAAGGAGAGATTTCGAAAGTATTGGATGCTATTGAAATATCAAAAGTTACATTCAAAAAGATTAAGCAAAATTTATTTTGGGCTTTTTTTTATAATATAATCGCAATACCATTTGCAATGATGGGAGTTCTTCATCCGGTTATAGCTGAGATAGCTATGTTATTTAGTTCTATAAATGTAATTTACAATTCAAGTAGAATAAGTAAAATAACGGAATATAAAGGA
- a CDS encoding metal-sensing transcriptional repressor, with product MKHEKALRKLKTAKGQIEATIKMIEEERYCIDISKQLLATISLLKNAHSDILTKHIETCVKEATSSNDQNLISQKLEELEEVIGYLNKTA from the coding sequence ATGAAACATGAAAAAGCATTAAGAAAATTAAAAACGGCTAAGGGACAAATTGAGGCAACTATAAAAATGATTGAAGAGGAAAGGTATTGCATAGACATTTCAAAACAGTTGTTAGCAACCATTTCACTTTTGAAAAATGCTCATTCTGATATTTTAACTAAACATATAGAAACTTGTGTAAAAGAAGCAACTTCATCTAATGACCAAAATTTGATAAGTCAAAAGTTGGAAGAACTTGAAGAAGTTATAGGCTATTTAAACAAGACAGCTTAA
- a CDS encoding S1 RNA-binding domain-containing protein encodes MEGQSFKELLEQEEINELKKGKILQGKVFEIDNDGIWVALEKATGDVFVNQENLVKPKENYQIGEDILVKILKINDAEGFNMASEKEALFQKLMNEIKEGKNYKAIFKNRLKKGYTVLIEGIVTAFLPESLSLLKHDEKLPDNEVMVKVLSKKGRNIVVSRKDYVEEKTNEAFENYREGMIVEGIVEETKPFGAFVKLSEYITALLPRSEISWNDKVEIFDYIKKGQRVKGVIIKIDREKRRLLISIKQLKENPWENIEERYPIGSVVIGQVKKIFPFGFTVEIGEGIEGLVHESEIFWGHKGKIRDIVEIGDRVEVKILNIDKNGKKINLSYKQVKKDPWEDVEEKYSEGNVTFGTVEKILNNGAIVSLEEGLTGFLHVSELSWNFVDDVASLLKEGEKIKVRIISINKEDKKIRLSLRKVGENPWKKVINEVKVGDVVKGKIQRFVDKGAIVVLEEYQVEAYLPSSKASTDFKDIREIYKIGDEVEAKVLEINLENENERGNMIISVSHLQEEREKEEAYKVMKEINS; translated from the coding sequence ATGGAAGGACAATCTTTTAAAGAATTATTAGAACAAGAAGAAATAAATGAGTTAAAAAAAGGGAAAATATTGCAAGGAAAGGTTTTTGAGATAGATAACGACGGCATATGGGTTGCTTTAGAAAAAGCAACAGGAGATGTGTTTGTAAATCAGGAAAACTTAGTCAAGCCAAAAGAAAATTATCAAATAGGTGAGGATATATTAGTAAAGATTTTAAAAATAAATGATGCTGAAGGATTTAATATGGCTTCTGAAAAAGAAGCGCTTTTTCAGAAATTAATGAATGAAATAAAAGAAGGGAAAAATTACAAAGCAATTTTTAAAAATAGATTAAAAAAAGGTTATACAGTGCTAATCGAGGGAATAGTGACGGCATTTCTTCCTGAATCTTTATCTCTATTAAAGCATGATGAGAAGTTACCTGATAATGAAGTTATGGTTAAAGTATTATCTAAAAAGGGTAGAAATATAGTTGTTTCCAGAAAAGATTATGTTGAAGAAAAAACAAATGAAGCATTTGAAAATTATAGAGAAGGAATGATTGTAGAAGGTATAGTTGAAGAAACTAAACCTTTTGGAGCTTTTGTAAAATTGTCAGAATATATTACTGCTTTGCTTCCAAGAAGTGAAATAAGTTGGAATGATAAAGTTGAAATATTCGATTACATAAAAAAAGGTCAAAGAGTTAAAGGGGTCATTATTAAGATTGATAGAGAAAAAAGAAGATTGTTGATATCAATAAAACAATTAAAAGAAAATCCTTGGGAAAATATAGAAGAAAGATATCCTATTGGAAGCGTTGTTATAGGCCAAGTTAAGAAGATCTTTCCTTTTGGTTTTACAGTTGAAATTGGAGAAGGTATAGAAGGGCTTGTTCACGAATCAGAGATATTCTGGGGACATAAGGGGAAAATAAGAGATATAGTAGAAATAGGTGACAGAGTAGAGGTTAAGATTTTAAACATAGATAAAAATGGAAAGAAAATAAATTTAAGTTATAAACAAGTAAAAAAAGATCCATGGGAAGATGTAGAAGAAAAATATAGTGAAGGCAACGTCACTTTTGGGACAGTTGAAAAGATTCTAAACAACGGAGCTATTGTCTCATTAGAAGAAGGTTTAACTGGGTTTCTCCATGTTTCAGAACTTTCATGGAATTTTGTTGACGATGTAGCAAGTCTTCTTAAAGAAGGTGAAAAAATAAAAGTTAGAATTATATCAATAAATAAAGAGGATAAAAAGATCAGATTATCTTTGAGAAAAGTTGGTGAAAATCCCTGGAAAAAAGTAATAAACGAAGTAAAAGTTGGGGATGTTGTAAAAGGTAAAATTCAAAGATTTGTTGATAAAGGTGCTATTGTTGTGTTGGAAGAATATCAAGTAGAAGCTTATTTACCATCAAGTAAAGCTTCTACAGATTTTAAAGACATTAGAGAAATTTATAAAATTGGAGATGAAGTAGAAGCTAAAGTATTAGAAATTAACCTTGAAAATGAAAATGAAAGAGGTAATATGATAATAAGCGTTTCCCATTTACAAGAAGAAAGAGAAAAAGAAGAAGCTTATAAAGTTATGAAGGAAATTAATAGTTAA